Proteins encoded together in one Coffea arabica cultivar ET-39 chromosome 2c, Coffea Arabica ET-39 HiFi, whole genome shotgun sequence window:
- the LOC113725574 gene encoding uncharacterized protein isoform X1: protein MNQSYQNTAPPDLAHLQATMRTIELACSSIQMHVNPSAAEATILSLSQSPQPYQACQFILENSQMPNARFQAAGAIRDAAIREWGFLSTDDKKGLISFCLCFVMQHASSAEGYVQAKVASVAAQLLKRGWLEFTAADKGTFFSQVNQAVAGSHGLDMQFAGIIFLESLVSEFSPSTSTAMGLPKEFHDQCQTSLELDYLKSLYGWAQDAASSVTNRIIASDSAIPEAKVCSAALRLMLQILNWDFRCSKSTVEIGRRGMGVLGVKNDSYSARKTECNLVQPGPSWCDVLITSGHVGWLLRLYGALRQKFSCKGYWLDCPLAVSARKLIVQFCSLTGNIFPADNGHMQGQHLLQLLSGVVEWIDPPDAVAKSIQNGKSDSELLDGCRALLSMAAVTSPLMFDQLLKPIRPYGTLHLLYALMSEVVKDIMENHTEEETWSWVARDVLLDTWTTILMLLDSTSRDALLPSEGISAAANLFALIVESELKAASASAFSDDNDADYFQASITAMDERLSSYALVARAALDATVPLLVRLFSERFARLHQGRGICDPTQILEELYSLLLITGHVLADEWQGETPLVPMAIQTQFMDVVESENHPVVVLSGSIIRFSEQSLDTEMRTSFFSPRLMEAVIWFLARWSCTYLMPHEESKGNNLTIDNFKERQPESELSKKMLFSVFGDNDQGKFVLDVIVRIATVSLVSYPGEKNLQELTCNQLLHGLARRKNVRVHLLNLDSWRNLANAFTNERILLSLNPVHQRSLAQTLALSASGMRNSEESNQFIRNVASHMTTYLLQLSVKDDLKKVAQQPDIILLVSCLLERLRGVASASEPRIQKAIYEMGFSVMNPILIFLDIYKHESVVVYLLLKFVVDWVDGQIIYLEAHETAAVIDFSMRLLQSYSSHNIGKISVSVSSSLRSEEDTEKYKDLRALLQLLASLCTKDMVDFSSEPVESHGTSISKVVYMGLHIVTPLITLELLKYPKLCHDYFSLLSHLLEVYPEMVMQLNNEAFIHIVGTLDFGLQHQDSEVVDLCLRALKALSSYHYKETGAGKSGLGSYASGYEDLAGNSQEGILGRFLHSLLQFLVFGDYSNDLVSAAADALLPLILCEQSIYQRLANELIESQGNPAFRSRLANAFQFLTSANHLSSTLDRRNYQKFRKNLQSFLVEVRGFLRTI, encoded by the exons ATGAATCAAAGCTACCAGAATACTGCACCGCCCGATTTGGCTCATTTGCAAGCCACCATGCGTACTATCGAGCTCGCCTGCAGTTCCATACAG ATGCATGTCAATCCATCGGCAGCTGAGGCAACTATTTTGTCATTAAGCCAATCTCCTCAACCATATCAGGCATGCCAATTTATCCTCG AAAATTCTCAGATGCCAAATGCAAGGTTTCAGGCAGCTGGAGCGATTCGGGATGCAGCTATCAGAGAATGGGGTTTCCTATCAACTGATGATAAGAAAGGACTGATAAG CTTTTGTCTGTGCTTTGTAATGCAACATGCCAGTTCAGCTGAAGGCTATGTCCAAGCAAAAGTTGCCTCTGTGGCTGCACAATTGTTGAAGAGGGGTTG GCTAGAATTCACAGCTGCTGACAAGGGAACTTTTTTTTCTCAG GTCAATCAGGCTGTTGCTGGAAGCCATGGTCTTGATATGCAGTTTGCTGGAATAATTTTTCTGGAATCCTTG GTTTCTGAGTTTTCACCCTCTACCTCAACTGCTATGGGCCTTCCCAAAGAGTTTCACGATCAGTGTCAAACATCTTTGGAGCTGGATTATTTGAAG AGCTTATATGGCTGGGCTCAAGATGCTGCTTCAAGTGTCACAAATAGAATAATTGCATCTGACTCTGCCATACCTGAAGCAAAGGTGTGTTCTGCAGCACTCCGTCTTATGCTTCAAATCTTGAACTGGGATTTCCGGTGCAGCAAAAGTACAGTTGAGATTGGCAGGAGAGGCATGGGCGTGTTAGGAGTCAAGAATGACAGCTATTCTGCCAGAAAAACTGAATGTAATTTAGTGCAG CCTGGTCCATCTTGGTGTGATGTGCTCATAACAAGTGGTCATGTTGGATGGCTTTTGAGACTATATGGTGCTTTGCGTCAGAAATTCTCATGTAAAGGTTATTGGCTCGATTGTCCTCTTGCTGTTTCAGCTAGGAAACTCATAGTACAATTCTGCTCCTTGACAGGCAACATATTTCCAGCTG ATAATGGGCACATGCAAGGTCAGCACTTGCTCCAACTGCTCTCTGGGGTTGTAGAATGGATAGACCCTCCTGATGCGGTTGCAAAATCCattcaaaatggaaaaagtGACAG TGAGTTGCTTGACGGATGTCGCGCACTTCTATCTATGGCAGCTGTAACTTCTCCACTGATGTTTGACCAACTCTTAAAACCTATAAG GCCTTATGGAACTCTTCATCTTCTGTATGCTTTGATGAGTGAGGTCGTTAAAGACATTATGGAAAATCACACTGAAGAAGAAACATGGAGTTGGGTTGCACGTGATGTCTTGCTAGATACCTGGACAACAATTCTGATG CTATTGGATAGTACTAGTCGTGATGCTTTGCTTCCATCAGAAGGGATCAGTGCCGCTGCCAATCTTTTTGCCTTGATTGTAGAGTCTGAGTTAAAGG CTGCCTCTGCATCTGCCTTCAGTGATGACAATGATGCCGATTACTTTCAGGCTTCCATTACTG ctATGGATGAAAGACTAAGCTCCTACGCTCTTGTTGCTCGAGCAGCTCTAGATGCAACAGTTCCTTTGCTAGTGAGACTTTTTTCTGAGCGTTTTGCAAGGCTTCATCAG GGCAGAGGCATTTGTGATCCAACTCAGATATTGGAAGAGCTTTACTCACTTTTACTGATAACCGGGCATGTTCTGGCTGATGAATGGCAGGGTGAAACACCATTG GTTCCAATGGCTATACAAACCCAATTTATGGATGTGGTGGAATCAGAAAATCATCCAGTTGTTGTACTTTCTGG ATCGATTATAAGGTTCTCGGAACAAAGTTTAGATACAGAGATGAGAACATCATTCTTCAGTCCTCGGCTTATGGAG GCAGTCATTTGGTTCCTGGCAAGATGGTCCTGTACTTATTTGATGCCTCATGAAGAAAGTAAAGGAAATAACCTCACCATTGATAATTTCAAGGAAAGACAACCTGAGTCAGAACTGTCCAAGAAAATGTTGTTTAGTGTTTTTGGAGACAATGATCAGGGAAAATTTGTTCTTGATGTGATTGTTCGCATTGCAACTGTCTCACTTGTCTCTTATCCTGGAGAAAAGAATTTACAG gaacTTACCTGTAACCAGTTGCTTCACGGACTTGCTCGACGAAAAAATGTTCGTGTACACCTTCTTAATTTG GATTCCTGGCGCAATTTAGCAAATGCTTTTACTAATGAGAGAATTCTGTTATCGCTGAATCCTGTTCATCAG CGTTCACTGGCTCAAACCCTTGCTCTGTCAGCATCTGGAATGAGAAATTCTGAGGAGTCAAACCA ATTTATAAGAAATGTAGCAAGCCACATGACAACTTATCTACTGCAACTCTCAGTAAAAGATGATCTGAAAAAGGTTGCCCAACAGCCAGATATTATTTTGCTG GTGAGTTGTTTGTTGGAGCGGCTTCGTGGGGTTGCCAGTGCTTCCGAACCTCGTATTCAGAAGGCCATTTATGAGATGGGTTTCTCTGTGATGAACCCAATCTtgatttttcttgatatttacaAACATGAG TCTGTAGTTGTCTATCTTCTACTCAAATTTGTTGTGGATTGGGTGGATGGCCAAATCATCTACCTAGAGGCACATGAAACTGCAGCTGTTATTGATTTCTCTATGCGCTTGCTCCAGAGTTATTCTTCTCACAATATTGGCAAG ATTTCAGTTAGTGTTTCAAGCAGCTTAAGGAGTGAAGAAGATACTGAGAAATACAAGGATTTGCGAGCCCTTCTACAACTACTAGCAAGTCTTTGCACTAAGGACATG GTTGATTTCTCATCAGAACCCGTCGAGTCTCATGGTACAAGCATTTCTAAG GTAGTCTATATGGGTCTTCACATAGTTACCCCTCTGATTACCCTGGAACTGTTGAAATATCCCAAGCTTTGTCATGAT TATTTCTCTCTTCTGTCACACTTGTTGGAGGTTTATCCTGAAATGGTCATGCAATTGAACAATGAAGCCTTTATACATATTGTTGGAACTCTTGATTTTGGTCTTCAGCATCAG GACTCAGAAGTAGTTGATTTGTGTCTAAGAGCTCTGAAGGCACTTTCATCCTATCATTACAAGGAAACTGGAGCTGGTAAATCTGGGTTAGGCTCATATGCATCAGGTTATGAGGACCTTGCTGGAAATAGTCAAGAAGGAATTCTTGGACGGTTCCTCCACTCATTGCTgcaatttcttgtttttggggATTACAG CAACGATCTTGTCAGTGCTGCTGCAGATGCTCTTCTGCCGCTGATCCTGTGTGAACAAAGTATCTACCAG AGATTGGCTAACGAGTTAATTGAAAGTCAGGGGAACCCGGCATTTAGGTCAAGGTTGGCAAATGCTTTTCAATTCCTTACAAGCGCGAACCACCTGTCTTCCACACTTGACCGCAGAAATTACcaaaagttcagaaaaaatCTACAGAGTTTTCTGGTGGAAGTTCGTGGATTTCTTCGTACTATTTGA
- the LOC113725574 gene encoding uncharacterized protein isoform X3: MNQSYQNTAPPDLAHLQATMRTIELACSSIQMHVNPSAAEATILSLSQSPQPYQACQFILENSQMPNARFQAAGAIRDAAIREWGFLSTDDKKGLISFCLCFVMQHASSAEGYVQAKVASVAAQLLKRGWLEFTAADKGTFFSQVNQAVAGSHGLDMQFAGIIFLESLVSEFSPSTSTAMGLPKEFHDQCQTSLELDYLKSLYGWAQDAASSVTNRIIASDSAIPEAKVCSAALRLMLQILNWDFRCSKSTVEIGRRGMGVLGVKNDSYSARKTECNLVQPGPSWCDVLITSGHVGWLLRLYGALRQKFSCKGYWLDCPLAVSARKLIVQFCSLTGNIFPAGSLLYEMSILMSIIRDLINSKTQIMGTCKVSTCSNCSLGL, translated from the exons ATGAATCAAAGCTACCAGAATACTGCACCGCCCGATTTGGCTCATTTGCAAGCCACCATGCGTACTATCGAGCTCGCCTGCAGTTCCATACAG ATGCATGTCAATCCATCGGCAGCTGAGGCAACTATTTTGTCATTAAGCCAATCTCCTCAACCATATCAGGCATGCCAATTTATCCTCG AAAATTCTCAGATGCCAAATGCAAGGTTTCAGGCAGCTGGAGCGATTCGGGATGCAGCTATCAGAGAATGGGGTTTCCTATCAACTGATGATAAGAAAGGACTGATAAG CTTTTGTCTGTGCTTTGTAATGCAACATGCCAGTTCAGCTGAAGGCTATGTCCAAGCAAAAGTTGCCTCTGTGGCTGCACAATTGTTGAAGAGGGGTTG GCTAGAATTCACAGCTGCTGACAAGGGAACTTTTTTTTCTCAG GTCAATCAGGCTGTTGCTGGAAGCCATGGTCTTGATATGCAGTTTGCTGGAATAATTTTTCTGGAATCCTTG GTTTCTGAGTTTTCACCCTCTACCTCAACTGCTATGGGCCTTCCCAAAGAGTTTCACGATCAGTGTCAAACATCTTTGGAGCTGGATTATTTGAAG AGCTTATATGGCTGGGCTCAAGATGCTGCTTCAAGTGTCACAAATAGAATAATTGCATCTGACTCTGCCATACCTGAAGCAAAGGTGTGTTCTGCAGCACTCCGTCTTATGCTTCAAATCTTGAACTGGGATTTCCGGTGCAGCAAAAGTACAGTTGAGATTGGCAGGAGAGGCATGGGCGTGTTAGGAGTCAAGAATGACAGCTATTCTGCCAGAAAAACTGAATGTAATTTAGTGCAG CCTGGTCCATCTTGGTGTGATGTGCTCATAACAAGTGGTCATGTTGGATGGCTTTTGAGACTATATGGTGCTTTGCGTCAGAAATTCTCATGTAAAGGTTATTGGCTCGATTGTCCTCTTGCTGTTTCAGCTAGGAAACTCATAGTACAATTCTGCTCCTTGACAGGCAACATATTTCCAGCTG GGTCACTTTTGTATGAGATGTCAATTTTAATGTCCATTATCAGAGATCTAATCAATTCCAAAACTCAGATAATGGGCACATGCAAGGTCAGCACTTGCTCCAACTGCTCTCTGGGGTTGTAG
- the LOC113725574 gene encoding uncharacterized protein isoform X2: MNQSYQNTAPPDLAHLQATMRTIELACSSIQMHVNPSAAEATILSLSQSPQPYQACQFILENSQMPNARFQAAGAIRDAAIREWGFLSTDDKKGLISFCLCFVMQHASSAEGYVQAKVASVAAQLLKRGWLEFTAADKGTFFSQVNQAVAGSHGLDMQFAGIIFLESLVSEFSPSTSTAMGLPKEFHDQCQTSLELDYLKSLYGWAQDAASSVTNRIIASDSAIPEAKVCSAALRLMLQILNWDFRCSKSTVEIGRRGMGVLGVKNDSYSARKTECNLVQPGPSWCDVLITSGHVGWLLRLYGALRQKFSCKGYWLDCPLAVSARKLIVQFCSLTGNIFPADNGHMQGQHLLQLLSGVVEWIDPPDAVAKSIQNGKSDSELLDGCRALLSMAAVTSPLMFDQLLKPIRPYGTLHLLYALMSEVVKDIMENHTEEETWSWVARDVLLDTWTTILMLLDSTSRDALLPSEGISAAANLFALIVESELKAASASAFSDDNDADYFQASITAMDERLSSYALVARAALDATVPLLVRLFSERFARLHQGRGICDPTQILEELYSLLLITGHVLADEWQGETPLVPMAIQTQFMDVVESENHPVVVLSGSIIRFSEQSLDTEMRTSFFSPRLMESFGSWQDGPVLI, translated from the exons ATGAATCAAAGCTACCAGAATACTGCACCGCCCGATTTGGCTCATTTGCAAGCCACCATGCGTACTATCGAGCTCGCCTGCAGTTCCATACAG ATGCATGTCAATCCATCGGCAGCTGAGGCAACTATTTTGTCATTAAGCCAATCTCCTCAACCATATCAGGCATGCCAATTTATCCTCG AAAATTCTCAGATGCCAAATGCAAGGTTTCAGGCAGCTGGAGCGATTCGGGATGCAGCTATCAGAGAATGGGGTTTCCTATCAACTGATGATAAGAAAGGACTGATAAG CTTTTGTCTGTGCTTTGTAATGCAACATGCCAGTTCAGCTGAAGGCTATGTCCAAGCAAAAGTTGCCTCTGTGGCTGCACAATTGTTGAAGAGGGGTTG GCTAGAATTCACAGCTGCTGACAAGGGAACTTTTTTTTCTCAG GTCAATCAGGCTGTTGCTGGAAGCCATGGTCTTGATATGCAGTTTGCTGGAATAATTTTTCTGGAATCCTTG GTTTCTGAGTTTTCACCCTCTACCTCAACTGCTATGGGCCTTCCCAAAGAGTTTCACGATCAGTGTCAAACATCTTTGGAGCTGGATTATTTGAAG AGCTTATATGGCTGGGCTCAAGATGCTGCTTCAAGTGTCACAAATAGAATAATTGCATCTGACTCTGCCATACCTGAAGCAAAGGTGTGTTCTGCAGCACTCCGTCTTATGCTTCAAATCTTGAACTGGGATTTCCGGTGCAGCAAAAGTACAGTTGAGATTGGCAGGAGAGGCATGGGCGTGTTAGGAGTCAAGAATGACAGCTATTCTGCCAGAAAAACTGAATGTAATTTAGTGCAG CCTGGTCCATCTTGGTGTGATGTGCTCATAACAAGTGGTCATGTTGGATGGCTTTTGAGACTATATGGTGCTTTGCGTCAGAAATTCTCATGTAAAGGTTATTGGCTCGATTGTCCTCTTGCTGTTTCAGCTAGGAAACTCATAGTACAATTCTGCTCCTTGACAGGCAACATATTTCCAGCTG ATAATGGGCACATGCAAGGTCAGCACTTGCTCCAACTGCTCTCTGGGGTTGTAGAATGGATAGACCCTCCTGATGCGGTTGCAAAATCCattcaaaatggaaaaagtGACAG TGAGTTGCTTGACGGATGTCGCGCACTTCTATCTATGGCAGCTGTAACTTCTCCACTGATGTTTGACCAACTCTTAAAACCTATAAG GCCTTATGGAACTCTTCATCTTCTGTATGCTTTGATGAGTGAGGTCGTTAAAGACATTATGGAAAATCACACTGAAGAAGAAACATGGAGTTGGGTTGCACGTGATGTCTTGCTAGATACCTGGACAACAATTCTGATG CTATTGGATAGTACTAGTCGTGATGCTTTGCTTCCATCAGAAGGGATCAGTGCCGCTGCCAATCTTTTTGCCTTGATTGTAGAGTCTGAGTTAAAGG CTGCCTCTGCATCTGCCTTCAGTGATGACAATGATGCCGATTACTTTCAGGCTTCCATTACTG ctATGGATGAAAGACTAAGCTCCTACGCTCTTGTTGCTCGAGCAGCTCTAGATGCAACAGTTCCTTTGCTAGTGAGACTTTTTTCTGAGCGTTTTGCAAGGCTTCATCAG GGCAGAGGCATTTGTGATCCAACTCAGATATTGGAAGAGCTTTACTCACTTTTACTGATAACCGGGCATGTTCTGGCTGATGAATGGCAGGGTGAAACACCATTG GTTCCAATGGCTATACAAACCCAATTTATGGATGTGGTGGAATCAGAAAATCATCCAGTTGTTGTACTTTCTGG ATCGATTATAAGGTTCTCGGAACAAAGTTTAGATACAGAGATGAGAACATCATTCTTCAGTCCTCGGCTTATGGAG TCATTTGGTTCCTGGCAAGATGGTCCTGTACTTATTTGA
- the LOC113725575 gene encoding uncharacterized protein isoform X2, which produces MSSTSAAAASSSSSAASSQFTYTTGTYFPTPFHLQQPQTYVAAAAAASIPQFPAPPPAVPHVYPAPATVPTVYSLPQYQQAQQLFQRDAQTITPEALESVKAALASSEIEHKAETKKKAVPRKAAGQAWEDPTLADWPENDSRLFCGDLGNEVNDDVLSKAFSRFPSFNMARILF; this is translated from the exons ATGTCGTCGACATCGGCTGCTGCAGCTTCTTCTTCATCCTCAGCGGCGTCGTCTCAATTCACCTACACTACCGGCACGTACTTTCCGACTCCGTTTCACCTACAACAGCCGCAAACCTATGTGGCTGCTGCCGCTGCCGCTTCAATTCCGCAATTTCCTGCTCCTCCTCCTGCGGTTCCCCACGTTTATCCTGCTCCCGCTACAGTCCCTACCGTGTACTCCCTCCCTCAGTATCAACAG GCCCAGCAATTATTTCAAAGGGATGCACAAACAATAACACCTGAAGCGCTAGAGAGTGTGAAAGCTGCGCTTGCAAGTAGTGAGATTGAGCACAAGGCCGAGACTAAGAAGAAAGCAGTACCTCGTAAGGCAGCAGGGCAGGCATGGGAGGATCCTACACTTGCAGATTGGCCAGAGA ATGATTCTCGTTTGTTCTGTGGTGATCTTGGTAATGAGGTGAATGATGATGTTCTATCCAAAGCATTTTCAAGATTTCCATCTTTTAACATGGCCAGG ATATTATTTTGA
- the LOC113725575 gene encoding uncharacterized protein isoform X1, with the protein MSSTSAAAASSSSSAASSQFTYTTGTYFPTPFHLQQPQTYVAAAAAASIPQFPAPPPAVPHVYPAPATVPTVYSLPQYQQAQQLFQRDAQTITPEALESVKAALASSEIEHKAETKKKAVPRKAAGQAWEDPTLADWPENDSRLFCGDLGNEVNDDVLSKAFSRFPSFNMARVVRDKRTGKTKGYGFVSFSNPSDLAAALKEMNGKYVGNRPIKLRKSKWTERTNFEALEKQKSHPQKKPKLAKKFVMHK; encoded by the exons ATGTCGTCGACATCGGCTGCTGCAGCTTCTTCTTCATCCTCAGCGGCGTCGTCTCAATTCACCTACACTACCGGCACGTACTTTCCGACTCCGTTTCACCTACAACAGCCGCAAACCTATGTGGCTGCTGCCGCTGCCGCTTCAATTCCGCAATTTCCTGCTCCTCCTCCTGCGGTTCCCCACGTTTATCCTGCTCCCGCTACAGTCCCTACCGTGTACTCCCTCCCTCAGTATCAACAG GCCCAGCAATTATTTCAAAGGGATGCACAAACAATAACACCTGAAGCGCTAGAGAGTGTGAAAGCTGCGCTTGCAAGTAGTGAGATTGAGCACAAGGCCGAGACTAAGAAGAAAGCAGTACCTCGTAAGGCAGCAGGGCAGGCATGGGAGGATCCTACACTTGCAGATTGGCCAGAGA ATGATTCTCGTTTGTTCTGTGGTGATCTTGGTAATGAGGTGAATGATGATGTTCTATCCAAAGCATTTTCAAGATTTCCATCTTTTAACATGGCCAGG GTTGTAAGAGATAAGCGGACTGGCAAAACCAAAGGTTATGGATTTGTAAGTTTTTCAAACCCTTCAGACCTTGCTGCAGCGCTTAAAGAAATGAATG GTAAATATGTTGGAAATCGGCCAATCAAACTCCGCAAGAGCAAGTGGACAGAGAGAACAAACTTTGAAGCTTTAGAAAAGCAGAAG AGCCATCCTCAAAAGAAACCCAAGTTGGCGAAGAAGTTTGTGATGCACAAGTGA
- the LOC113725574 gene encoding uncharacterized protein isoform X4, whose translation MNQSYQNTAPPDLAHLQATMRTIELACSSIQMHVNPSAAEATILSLSQSPQPYQACQFILENSQMPNARFQAAGAIRDAAIREWGFLSTDDKKGLISFCLCFVMQHASSAEGYVQAKVASVAAQLLKRGWLEFTAADKGTFFSQVNQAVAGSHGLDMQFAGIIFLESLVSEFSPSTSTAMGLPKEFHDQCQTSLELDYLKSLYGWAQDAASSVTNRIIASDSAIPEAKVCSAALRLMLQILNWDFRCSKSTVEIGRRGMGVLGVKNDSYSARKTECNLVQPGPSWCDVLITSGHVGWLLRLYGALRQKFSCKGYWLDCPLAVSARKLIVQFCSLTGNIFPAVLLSGLVCFWHMVCFYCEPMPRMMDLMDSHVLRSAV comes from the exons ATGAATCAAAGCTACCAGAATACTGCACCGCCCGATTTGGCTCATTTGCAAGCCACCATGCGTACTATCGAGCTCGCCTGCAGTTCCATACAG ATGCATGTCAATCCATCGGCAGCTGAGGCAACTATTTTGTCATTAAGCCAATCTCCTCAACCATATCAGGCATGCCAATTTATCCTCG AAAATTCTCAGATGCCAAATGCAAGGTTTCAGGCAGCTGGAGCGATTCGGGATGCAGCTATCAGAGAATGGGGTTTCCTATCAACTGATGATAAGAAAGGACTGATAAG CTTTTGTCTGTGCTTTGTAATGCAACATGCCAGTTCAGCTGAAGGCTATGTCCAAGCAAAAGTTGCCTCTGTGGCTGCACAATTGTTGAAGAGGGGTTG GCTAGAATTCACAGCTGCTGACAAGGGAACTTTTTTTTCTCAG GTCAATCAGGCTGTTGCTGGAAGCCATGGTCTTGATATGCAGTTTGCTGGAATAATTTTTCTGGAATCCTTG GTTTCTGAGTTTTCACCCTCTACCTCAACTGCTATGGGCCTTCCCAAAGAGTTTCACGATCAGTGTCAAACATCTTTGGAGCTGGATTATTTGAAG AGCTTATATGGCTGGGCTCAAGATGCTGCTTCAAGTGTCACAAATAGAATAATTGCATCTGACTCTGCCATACCTGAAGCAAAGGTGTGTTCTGCAGCACTCCGTCTTATGCTTCAAATCTTGAACTGGGATTTCCGGTGCAGCAAAAGTACAGTTGAGATTGGCAGGAGAGGCATGGGCGTGTTAGGAGTCAAGAATGACAGCTATTCTGCCAGAAAAACTGAATGTAATTTAGTGCAG CCTGGTCCATCTTGGTGTGATGTGCTCATAACAAGTGGTCATGTTGGATGGCTTTTGAGACTATATGGTGCTTTGCGTCAGAAATTCTCATGTAAAGGTTATTGGCTCGATTGTCCTCTTGCTGTTTCAGCTAGGAAACTCATAGTACAATTCTGCTCCTTGACAGGCAACATATTTCCAGCTG TACTCCTATCTGGACTTGTCTGCTTTTGGCATATGGTGTGCTTTTATTGCGAGCCAATGCCCAGAATGATGGATCTTATGGATAGCCATGTCCTGAGATCTGCTGTGTAG